One Siniperca chuatsi isolate FFG_IHB_CAS linkage group LG1, ASM2008510v1, whole genome shotgun sequence genomic window, ACGATCAGCAGTCAAATGCCTCAGTTATGTGTTTCAATCTCTCTATGACTACAATACCACTCCCGCCTGACAACAGTAGTCATAGATACCAGCTACTGTGATCCCAGGCAACAAGACATGTTCCCTCAACATACAGAAGATCggtcataaaaaaagaaaaacacaagcaagTCATGACAGAAAACCTGACACCTTAACTCTGTGCATTATAGCTGAAATGTGTAACTTTCTGCACGTTGCCGCCCTCTACTGATAATCAAACTACAACAAAGATGGCAGAGCATCCTTAGTCATGATTGAAACATCATCTCACTTCATTATAAACAGCTATCTAGCTGAATTTAAATGTCACACTGACCAGGTAGCAAATTTAAAGAAGCATGGGATGAAGTAGATTTTACAGTATGGGAGTAAGTTTCCCTTCCTGTGTGACAGCTCTGGTTTGAACACGCTATAGTTGCATTGTCAGCCAGAGAATTGTTACCCAAAGCAATGACACTGAATGGTAGAGCATAGATAGACTGCGTCTACACTAAGCCACCTAAATTTGAAAATGCCCTTTTTGTGTGAAAACGATCCATGTCGTTTTGTGAAGTGAAACGCCTCAACAACATGAAAACGGCTAAATCctttcttctctgtcctcttttcagttggcaaacaacaaaactgcatcACAGCCACCATCTGAtaaggagtgagacagacagccCATCTGACCAAATCATTATGTCATGGACATTGTTTACAAAAATCAACACAGATTCAGATCAATGACAACAGCTGTGCTGTTTGATTGGCTATAtcagtgtttaaaatgtgtgatcACAGACAAAGTTGGAGACGGCAGAAAGTTGTCTTCTCCCCTGCCACACAGCCCCCACCCATGACTAGGCTACACACGTTAAACCTTCAGtgtcctcctgctctctgtggtCACCGTCACTGTGTTTGAATAGAGCCAAATTCCCCATACATGTATAATTTAAGTTCTCAttcacatatttttctgtttctgttgtcagacaactgaaCGAGCATGAAATAGTTATTTAATCATGGCCCATAAACACTACATGTTAACCAGCAGTCATTCCCAAGCTGtgataaaatcattattttagaATTGCGAGGTCGTCTGACGAAATCATCATAAATCCGGGTTAATGACAACAGCTCTGCTGTGTATTCGGCTATATTGGCATTTAAAATGAACGATCACAGACAAAGTTCGAGGCGACTAGTTGTCTTCTTAACTTGACTGCCACAAAGCTCCTGACCCTCACCCATTATTATTTAGCGCACAGTCAtaggagtggtatcaatcttctcatctaactctcagcaggaaataagcgtatttcccaaaactttTCCCAACTTTTTCTTTGAGGGAAACAAGTCATATTGTCAGGGAGAAAATGTCTTAGATCTTCATTTTCTGCTAACTGACTGAGTCCTAGATTTTGTGCATTTGTCtattattttcttaaacaattaacctgttgattattttttcaacagactgattaattgtttagtctggATGATATCAGAAAATTGTCCATCATAAATtccccagagcccaaggtgatccTTTTGATATTtctgtccgaccaacagttcaaaatggtattcaagttattattttatgaaacagaaaaggcagcaaatcctcacatttgagaagctggaagcagcaaATGTTGGATTTTTGCTCGATAAAAGgcaaatcattttctgtcaacttCTGATAATTTCAGCACTACTTTGGGCATCATGATTTACTATTTGTTCCTGCACCTGTCTAGACGTAAAGTTGTGGGTACAATAACGCTACCTGTTTAGAGAGAGCCTTACTTACCATGTCAACTCCCACATAGTAGCCCAGGCTCTCGTTGCCTGGCAGCTGGTCACAAAAAATGATTGTGCCTCTCTCTGGTCCGTCCCTGGTCTGCACCAGGACCCTGGAGTTGATCTCCAGTGGAGGGAAGTCCTGGTCCTCTTCCACCAGGTTGACGTGGTCCACCTCCAGCTTGCCCAAGTCttcgtcatcatcatcctccCAGAGTTCAAGCTTGTCCAGGGCCACAAACACACCGCACTCATCCTCACAGCGGAAAAGTTGGCGGCCCTGATAGGAGCCCTCTGTGAAGCCCTGGCCACGGCCCTCCTCCTGGGGGGGACGGAAGATAAGAGAAGATGAGGAGACAAgtgcagagagtgagacagaacAGGAGCAAGAGGGACGAGCAACTTATTGTCATAACAAGTAGGGCAGGTAGCGAGGCTGCTTGCTCAGCATTCTTCAGTGAAGGGTGGTCAACATTATAGAGCTGTGAGAGCATATGATCGATTACTGCAGCAGGGATATGACTTGACTTACTACGATGGTAAATGCTTTCAAACACTTCTGGTACAGATACTGGATGCTCTCACAAACCATACCGTAACATATTGTACCTCTTTTCTCACACGCAGACGTTAGATATGAAAGAGTGCtgtattactactattactggCATTTATTAGCAAAAGGAACACAGTAATCTCCACATGGTAAGACGCATGAAATCTGATTTATCTGAAGCATATGTGCAAACTCTGAGGCTTTTATACTGAGCTACAGTCTACATGCTTGAGCTCCATCAGCCCACTCAAGAAGACTACAGCTGGACTCAgtagaataaaaacaacactgtgctGCAATAAGCAATCCTTTGTATTGTGttacttactgtactgtacacacagtacagaatGAATGGCATCAATGACATCAAATAATCAGACTTAGTGTTgagattaaaggaatagtcaaCACAAAAGTTTAAATGGTGTCATTATCTGCTCGCCCTCATGTCGGGCAAAACACTTCAGCCTTCTCTAAAACAACATTTGTAGCCAGTCTCTAGCTTTAAGGTTTAAGAAACGGCAGAAATTGACCATAAACTTTAAATTTGCGGAATATAACCCAAGAATTTTGAAGCCAAACAACTAAGTCTACAAGTCCACCATGTACTTCATTTAATCCTGTGTTTTCCACAAGTCAAAAGTATATGATGATAAGCCAAGATGTGACATTCTCATAGCAAATGTCACACAAATGGGAATATTTAGCTTTTCATTCTGCCTTGGCAGCACTGCTTTGTGCTCTACCTAGTCACCAAAATAGCTCTACAATAGTCAGcaaaaacttttatttgtttcatggtCCATTTTGTTATATTCCAAATGTGCTATGAGTTGTATTTACAACTGTCCAACACTGTGCAAGTGCAAGCTGACAAGGCACACACGAAAGCGGCAAGAGACTTACATTTGTGTGCAGAGAGGATCTGGATGAGTAAATATAGTGGTTCTCattgcattttttccccttctgttATGTATGTCTGTACTAAAGTCCATTGAGTTTAAAATAGCAGACCCACACTCCAGCAAATCAATGGTGTTGTTCACAAAATGGCACACTTCTTTCTATCTTATTTATTAGGAACATGACTACAAACACTTCATTGCATTGCAATCGTCATGAGCAATTTCACTAATGAAGTGAAAATGGTTGTACTTCCGTTCCTAATAAAGAAAGACAGCaaggattgtgtgtgttttcatttgctgGCTCATGGGTGTGTGTTACTTGGGTCAAGTATAATCGCCTGGTTTCAGAATGCTCTCAAGAACCAGTTCCTGGCTGCTTCTTTGTCTTGGAAAGTAACTTGCACaagccacacagacacagatgcaaTCTGTGTTTGAACTGGTTTAAGGTGAATAGTAAGGACAACATGTTCATGTCATGTCTCCAACACTGAAATGAATATTTCTACCGTAATGGAGCTTTCATGCACAATGATCacagaggaaacacaaaataaccacatcACCCTctccaaaaaagaaacaaaagacacaagagTTCTCACCAGCAGCTCCACTCCAAACCAGATCCCAGAGAGGGCTCTGTCAGGGAGCAGTGAGCCCTTGAAGCGGACCACACCAGGCAGAGGTTCATCCCCTGAGCGCAGCTGGACGTGCACCTTTGAACCACAGTCAATATCACGGACGCGCTCTAGCCGTGACTTGTTGCAGAGCAGGGCATATCGCTCCTCACAGTTGGTAATGGGGAACAGCAGCTCAGCCAACTTCTCATCCAGCTCCAGGACGTCCCGCTCGTCCAGGCTCAGCACCACGTTGGTCTGGTCCAGGATGCGGAGGCTTTTTTTGCCCTTGCATGGGGGCAGTGTTCGCCCCAGGCTGTTGCGCTCCTGGCAGGCCTGACCGAGACTGCCACGGGGGATCCTCAGGGTCTTCTGGGGAGGTTTCTCCACCGTACACTCCTTTACGACCATGTAGAAACGCCAGTCCTCCCTGAAGCCCCCACTGGGCTTCTCCTGGCTCCACAGGGCAGAGCTCATGGCTGCATGCTAGGCAGGAGGTCCAACGTCAAGGCAAGCTTGACCTGTGGTCTATAGGAACAAATAACAAATGGccacctttaaaaaaatgtattcgaggacaacaaaaatacataaattagaatagaatattCCTCAGAAAAGTACAGGGAAAAGGTCACGGCACAGGTAATTGTCATTAATTCCcattgtatgtttttaattagttGGCAGGCAAACAGTAATTGCTTACTAATATACCCAACAGCACATATAACGTATATCTCCACATGTGtaacagtttgtgtgtttttgtttagacaGCTGAAGCATTCTGtggtttgaaaaacaaactgtttccaTACTGCAACAGAAGTTAAAGTACAACACAGATAAAACAATTGGCAAATTGTAAATATAAGATTACTGTAGCTCTgaacacagtacagtacacaaactgtgtttgtgtgagtacCACTGCATATCTCATTCCTAAGCACAGATTGAAACCAAGTAATGAGCACaatatgtgtttcttttgtctAAAAGCAGACTTCGGCATAAACAAGTGGAGATAGTTTCATTTAGCCGTTGTAAATGGATGGCTGGTGAACGATACTGAAATAAGAAACCACTAACCAAGATTGAACATTTGGTAAAACAGTCTTCATTTCATCAAggtgaaagaaaataataaagatagAGAAAAATAGATTCAAATCTGCAAGGTAACTTTAGATCAGCTGATTACTGATCTTTAATTAACAGATCTCTGGTCCAGTTTGCTTGGTGTGGTTTGTCATGAGAAATGTAATAAGTCATGATGGTCTCGGCTGTGTATTCTGCCTCTCTTCTGCCCAGTCATCCCTGAGCAGTACCCCTGTTTTTAGCAGGACCTTGTGTGACATTACTCATATCTACTGATTTGAATATTCTAAAAATAGACGGTGAACAGACAGTTGACTTATTCTGACACCCAGGGCAAGACTCAGATACTAGACAATTGGATTTCCCCTAATGACACCTCAGATATGATGATCAACCAACCGACAAAGTCAAGAGCACATTCACACTAATGTTACATCCGTCATTTGTTACAAGCAGGACAGTAGAGGCTGGTTTCCAATATTAACTTGGttattatattgttgttttcaaTAAATGATGTAACATCAGTGTGACAACATATTAACATTAAGACAATACTGTTATAGCTAACGCCGTACAGGGCTAAGTAACAACACaggtaacgttaacgttagaaAATTGAAAGTAATTTCAACCTGACATGGGCTAGCGCTTACCTGATCTCACATTTATTTAGCTTGTTTTTTGAGGTGACAACCACAAAGTTTTGTTTATTCCAGTGCCGGCGTCAGTGACAACAATATCATGACTCgtattcaaaaacattttccctgACAACCACAGGAGTAGTGTGTCATCACCAGGCAaaagctgtcagtcagtcaaagGCCCTTTAAGAGAAGGAAGTAGCTAACGTACCGTCAGCTAAAATGCACCAAATAGTCATTTACGTTGAAAGCTAACGACATGGACACCTTACCTTTGATACGCGTCAGTTCAGTTAGAGGCTATAGACGACTGTCATTTCAAATGTCCATCTCAATTAGATACGGGCCTCTGAAAACAACCTAGACTCCTCCCGTAATAACCTCTGATTAGCTAAAtagctagctaatgctagcGTCCTAACAAGCTAAGTATCACGCTAAAGTTAGCCTAGCGAGCTGATCGACAGCAAGCAGGCTGGCAGAGGACTGCCACCCTCTACAGTATGCTATCAGCATTTAGATAAATCTGTTCTCCATGGGAAATACGTGAAATATTACAGTGTATCTCTACAGCTATTAGATATATTATTTACAGGAGACGACCTCACGAAACTTAGTGTATGACGTCATTGCAATCGCTGATAGGCATTGGTCATTCGCTTCATTCTCAAGCGCTGAATGGCTGTTCAAAGTGTTTGTAACCAAGTCCCACTCTGTGGGGTTTTCCCATGGATGCTCAGAACACATAGTTAGGTTGAAGTGTAGCTTTCAAGGCAGATGATGCTGTCTCTAATCAACtacaggcagtggtggaagaagtatttactGTAGAgtatttacttaaataaaagaagcaatactaaatcattaaaaaatactttataaCAGATAAGCACTCAATTAATAGACATATAGAGAAGTATTATTATCAacataatgtgttttaaatcaAAAGTCAAATTTCTCAATATGCAGAATTGGCTCCTTTcagtgttatatattatataatgtgctatatatcatattattggatTGTTATTAATGATGCATTCATATGTATGAAGCATTtcaatgttgcagctggttgagGTAGAGCTATCAATCAAACTTTAGGttagtgcagttcaaagtgctgcACAGATGACTGACAAGCAAATAATAAGACCGTAatagagtgaaataaaatagatcaaaagacagaacaaagataaaaatgatgacaatgagAAGAAGATTAAAAGctgcaataataaaatataattagatATAAGCTAGACTGAAAActggataaaatatttaaaaagacacaacaaaaataaaaaacctttCAAATCGATAATAGggataaaaacaatgaataataataaaataagagataaagtaacatttttacaacataaatacaataaaataagagaataaaataaagtaaacaaagagagcattacagtagtccagCCTGCTCGATATAAAACCGTGCATTGGTTTCCCTGTGtcactcagagagagaaatgatcGCACTTTGTGATATTCTTAAGGTGATAAAAAGCAGATTTGGTGACAAACCCCACATGAGCTTTGAAGTTCAGGTCTGAGTCAAAGACCATGGCAAGTCTTTTTGCTTGTTGGCTTGGGGTAAGTCCAATGGAATTTAATTTTCCGACCAGTTTCTCACACTGAGCTTTCAAACCTATGACTaaattttcagttttgtcctggttgagctgtaaaaagttttgtacatacattaatatctaaaatacatttaaaaagggaaTTGATTGGTCCTGTGTCATCAGGAGACACGGCCACATAAAGTTGTGTGTCATCGGCATAAAAATGGAAAGAGAtgctgtgtctcctgatgacatcaccgaGGGGTAACATACgtgtacagattaaaaagaAGTGGCAATAAAATCAATCCTTGGGGAACCCTGCATGTTATTTTGGAGGTTATGGAGATGTTATTatcaacagcaacagaaaaaacagttaaaacagttCCTGACAGTCCAATGTGATTTCTCAGTCTATTTAAAAGAATATTGCGATCAACTGTATCAAAAGAGCACTCAGATCAAGTAGTACGAACACTGAAAGTTTTGGTACTACAAACAAACATCTTGATGCATCCACTATGTactactactttatatactgttgagaGGTTTAAAATACATCATTGTGTCATATTTTCTAAGATGATCATATcgaccacatactgtatttttggattaacattttaatctgaaactagtaactatagctgtcaaataaatgaagtgccaaaaaacatacaattgtcctcataaaattgaaatactccaGAAAGgttcaagtacctcaaaactgtacttaagtaactTGAGTGAATTtgtttagttactttccatctGTGACTACAAGCAACTTATTTTCAGTAGAGACAAACTTCTTGTTTTTAGACAAACAGTTTGTATGAACTGTATCATtattagtaatagtagtagtaatagtggtggtggtggcggtatGTTGTTATGTGATCTTATCACCACCTACACCACAAAAGAAACCCAAAATAATGGTGGatatattgtgtgtatttggatGAACCCTGAAAAGTGACATATTGATCATCTAATCAGATACACTTTAGAcacttacattttttattttaatataaaatattttatgtaataaataacaCTGGTCTTAAAGCAATATACAGTCCTTAGCCACTTAATACAAAATCAGAAGATCAGTCTTGATTCGCGTTGTGTCATCTCCTCTACTTCCTCTAAACTGAGGTCATTGTTTCTCAACCTGTGGTGAAAACATAAGATCAATCAATGACAATGCACAGCCAGTTTGGAAATGGAAACAAAGTTTAAAGCCAACATAACATTCTAGTTTAGCCAAAATAGGATGAAGTGTCAACAGTTTTTCTTGGCACTGACACTAGCAGTACAGCCATGCATTGCCCCAGATCCATGATGCAAACAACCACCAAGCACATGTACTAATCGCATAAGAAATGAATGTATGGCTCAGTGTACATCACTTACCATATTGATTCCACATGAGTGTTGTGTTCTAGGGCTTGAATCAGACATTCCACTCCTGTTCTGGTTATGCAGTTCTCTGTCAACCTTTTACAGGAAATACGAAGGTGGAGCAATTTAAGCACAACTGTACAGTGAGTGCTCAAATGTCAACTCAGCCATTCTGTTAATACAAATGCCATGTGCATTGTCAATGCAAATATAACTTGTCTCCAACACTTACCAAAGTTCCTTCAGTGAAGTACTGTTCTTGATAATGTTGGCAAGGGCACACGCTCCTGTACTCCCTACACCATTGCCTACCAGGCTGCCATAACATAAAATTAGAATTATGTTCAAGTGAAGGACTATACAGCTGCAGGAAGATGTATTGCATATAGGCAAAAGGTGCAGAGATGTATATTTGgcaatttacagaaacatactgtacaactGATATATACTGTGCATAATTTATGGTCATTTTGCAACCTCACACATAACTGGGACATGTTTTAATACTTTCATATTTGTGATACATTTTCCACACTGTCTTAAGTCTACGTAACATGTGCCAATATTTAAAGCAAATATTACCTAAGCCACAACAGAGTTTTGCTGCTCTCTAGGGCTCTGGCAAGGGCCTCTGCTCCTGCATCACCTATCTTATTGCCCCAAAGCCTGGGAATACAAATGAAGAGTAGTAAATGGAAATACACCACCAATAGGATGCATGGAATTTTGCAGGAAGACGTTTACCCTAAATACTGAAGTGAATGATTGCATTTCAGTCCCTCTGCCAGCTGCTTTGCTCCTTCTGCTGTTATATTATTGTTGCCAAgcctgaaagaaaataaagttcaTGTGCCATTCCTTTTACATGTCAGCAACttagtatttattattatagttcCATATTCGTGTCACATTGGATGAGTTTGTGCTGACCTTAGAGAAAGGAAATCCTGCTTGGTCTTCAGAAGGTGAGAAAAGTGCTGCGTGCAAGCATCAGTTAGCTTGTTGTTGAAGAGCctagagagaaacaaaatgattaTGAAAGGTAATTCATCAAATGCCATTTGTAACTTTATGATAGTGTTGGTAATCACCTTGACGATACTTACGCAATTTTCCGGAAGTTGTCACACTGGATACCTTTAGCAATCAGTTTGCGGATCCCTTCATCTGTAATGTTATTATTCCTAagactgaaaaaggaaaaatataagACACTTAAGcacaacatgtatttttcagtaAATGCTATTGTGGAAGCTTTGTTGATGGGAGGAAGAATTAAACCTTTTCATACTCACTACAGAGAATTACAAATGTGCATGCATGGAAGAAGCTGCTCCACTCCAACATCGCCTACAGAGTTGTTGTCCAGCTGGAGGCCTACAGGATTCCTTAAATGCTGGAGCACATAGGCTAGTGCAGTGCATTCTACAGGACCAATGTTACAGTAGGTCAGTTTCAAGTGGTCCACCTCCAGCTTACTCATGGCATCTTTAGCAATCCTGCTCTCCTGCATCTCATAGATGCATTTGATAAGCCAGACAAAGCCTGGCATTGCATGCATGCTCTTCTTCTCCCCCTCTACAGGTTGAGGGATGGACTTAAAGTGTTTCTGCATGCCTTTGGACAGGCATCTCACCACCTGTCTGACCCTCTTCTCCATCACAGCACTGGGGCAGCAGTGGAGCCAAAGGCTTCGATGGCGCTGGGACAGTAGTCCAGACACAAAGGTGGCTATGATTTGCAGATTTGGTGTTTCAGCTGCTGTAGCGTCCCCCTCTAAAACCTGCTCTTGTTGGGCAGTGGAAGGCAAGCAGGCCCTGAAGCATGTGCTGCTCCCACCTGTCTCCCTCATGTCCTTCGGCTCAAAGAGTTTTGGGATAGTTGAACGGTCGGTGTTCTTCGACAAAACAATGTACAGAGCAGCAAAGAAACACTGCATAGTCACATGAAGGAATTCATAGCATTTACTGTGGGTGGAGGACATGTCTTTGCTTTGTATGAGAAACCCCATGCAGATATCCTTTTCAGTTACACCACATGTCTCCAGGTCTGTACCTGAGAAGATGTAACAAGTGGTTCCTATCCCCTCAAATGCAAGCTGCCCAAGATGCAAGACTGTTTGTAAGTGCTCCTGAAGCCAACCTAGCCCCACAGTGCTCTTCAGGGGGTGTTGGTGCTGGAAAAAGTGCTGTAAGATCATTAAGTAAACGTCTGTGATTGTTTGTGGGCTGCCCTCTCCACAGCCTAGCAGCTCCTTATGGCACTGTGAGACAATCCAGCAGAGGACTGGACTATGACAGAGTCCAAGTAaagctgtgtttgtctgtaggGACTCCAAAACCTTAGCAGCCACAGTGGGGTCACTGTGATGCTTCCTCACAAAACAGTCAATCCCACTTGGGGAAAAGCCATTCAGGAGGACCTCTTTGCGAAGGTGTTTCTTCAACACAGGGCCCACTGCCTCTGGGCGACTAGTTACCACTTTCAGCACTCCCTTCATTAGGGAACCCTGGATTAAGTTGAACAGTAGTATGTGAACAGGTGCACGCTGGGTGGGGCAGCAGTGCCTGTGCTCATCTGAAAAGCTCTGCTTGAGCTCATCCAGGCCATCAAAAGTGAAGAGGATGAGATGTGGGTGGTCCAGGATGAACTGGAaaatctcctcctgctccctGTCTGGCCAGCAGCAGTGCTGAAACAGCAATTCTTGGACAGACAGTTCCCTGTGCTCTGAGTTCAACCTGCGACAGCTGAATggaaacagaaggagaaagtCCTGCAGGGCTGTCCCCCGAGCCCAAAGCAAGTGCAGCTTCTGGAGTAAGGTGCTCTTCCCATTGCCTGCCTCCCCAGACACTAACACTGTGTCGGCCTCCTCGTTCACCGTACCTGTCGTACCAACTATGTTCTCCAGGGTCAAAGGTCCACTGACATCAACACAGTCATGAGCTAGTTCCAGCTGGCCTTCAGTGTAGATGTCATCCAGACACATGTGGCTGGTCCCTCCATAAGTACTGAGAAAGCAGGACTGAGCAGACACAGAACTGCTGAGCTTCTTCTGATACTTTAAGAACTCTGTGACAGAAAGCATATACATGAGATACACTACAATAAATAGGCTACATAGCACTGCAAAATTATACATACTATATTTTTGAAATGTGGCGTGGGGACAACTggtctttttacatttttgaatgaGTAATTTTTCAGCCAAGTTCTATTTTTGGAGCTCCACCAAGgaaatgcatacattttgtatatttcagACAGGTCACCCACAAGTTTAAACAAGGACGTGCATCTGCTATAGGTTTAGCTTGCACACCGAATCTCCTATTACAGTTGCCTAATATAATTACATACTGTAATAGTTTTCAGCATGATTATAGTAATGATTGCCTAATACCTTTGGAAGGAGTCAATTTATCCTGGTTCGGTGGGGATCTAGATTCCTGTTCTTGCTGAAGGTACTGCAGTACAACCTTCGCCGCTGATTCTCCTTTTGATCTGACATGGTCAAGCAAACGCCTTGCCTGATTGACATGTGAATGGCAACAGATTCATTAttaaagtttaacattttaggaaatacaattatttgctttcttgccaagagttagatgagaagattgataccgctttcatgtctgtacactcaGTATAAAGCTAGCACcagcagacggttagcttagcttagcacgaagactggaaacagggggaaacagctagccttgctctgtccaaaggaagaaaaatccaactaccagcacctctaaatttCACTATTTCTCGGTCAGTTGCAGTAACTTTCGGGAAAAGACTAGAGACTTTTAGAAGTGTTTGTAGGTGAATATCCCAAGTTTCCAATGATAAGGACTTACATAAAGAACTTTCCAAGACCATTGAATAGGTAAAGAACAATAACAGGAAGTTGTCAAGACACAGTTTAATAAGGTGTATAAAATGTGGGCCATTTACAGTACCTGCTGAGAGGGGGTGTGTATAGGTAGTCGCACTTCTTCACTGTCTGCTGAGGTGAAGTGTCCTGATATGACGAGAGCTTTTAGAGCACCATCAATGCAGCCTTGTAGCTTGCTGACCAGGCTTGGTCTTTGAGTCACAAGAGTCTGAGTAGATGTGCtctggttttcttctttttcttctaaaGAACAGCATCCTGCAAATGAGATGCTAGCTCCCTGCTCTTCAGGCAGGACCTGTTTGAGAGCACCAAGGAAGAGCCGACAGGTGTCCACACCCTTTGTATAAACCAGATCAAGCAAATGTCTGGCATTGGTATACAGTGCCCTACCCGGTACTTGTATGTTCTGGTAGTCCTCCCATATGAGCTCCCCCTGGGCCAGCAGTATGTCGAGAACCCGCTCCACATGTTCAGCTGACCCGCTGCTGCACAGTGCATGCAGTATCTCTGTCCGTTGTTTTAACACAAGCTCCTGGACAAACATGCTTTTTGCATGTCAGCGTCCATAATCAGGGACATCCAACATGTACTGATGCTGCTTCCGGGATCACAACCTAGCACAGCAAACACCCACATGTCATCGTGCTACTTCTAGGCACCAcaagtttcattttcattttgtacattCTCATCAGATACCCTGGGATTACTAACACCATAGCGCTAACACCAtagcttttttgttgttgattcaCGCACACTGACCATTTTTACACACTCAACACTcaacacatgtacaaacatgCAAGATTAATCTAAAGGACTTCAACTGCAAAGGCATGCAACACATAGTAACACCAATGTAAGATTATCACTCACGTTAGAGTCTCCACAACAGAGCTTTCTTCCCTCCATCTGTAATTTGGGCAGAGACTCTGTGCTACTTTGGAGTAGCTTCCACTTTATGCCTCTTCCTCATTCCACAGCTGAAAGCGAAACTTGCTCTCTTTTCAAGTCCCTCCTGTAAGATGGAAACCAAACCTTGCCAGCAAACGCCAACAGGACTGACCTGCAACACACTGTATatgcacacaacacaaa contains:
- the nod2 gene encoding nucleotide-binding oligomerization domain-containing protein 2, whose translation is MFVQELVLKQRTEILHALCSSGSAEHVERVLDILLAQGELIWEDYQNIQVPGRALYTNARHLLDLVYTKGVDTCRLFLGALKQVLPEEQGASISFAGCCSLEEKEENQSTSTQTLVTQRPSLVSKLQGCIDGALKALVISGHFTSADSEEVRLPIHTPSQQARRLLDHVRSKGESAAKVVLQYLQQEQESRSPPNQDKLTPSKEFLKYQKKLSSSVSAQSCFLSTYGGTSHMCLDDIYTEGQLELAHDCVDVSGPLTLENIVGTTGTVNEEADTVLVSGEAGNGKSTLLQKLHLLWARGTALQDFLLLFPFSCRRLNSEHRELSVQELLFQHCCWPDREQEEIFQFILDHPHLILFTFDGLDELKQSFSDEHRHCCPTQRAPVHILLFNLIQGSLMKGVLKVVTSRPEAVGPVLKKHLRKEVLLNGFSPSGIDCFVRKHHSDPTVAAKVLESLQTNTALLGLCHSPVLCWIVSQCHKELLGCGEGSPQTITDVYLMILQHFFQHQHPLKSTVGLGWLQEHLQTVLHLGQLAFEGIGTTCYIFSGTDLETCGVTEKDICMGFLIQSKDMSSTHSKCYEFLHVTMQCFFAALYIVLSKNTDRSTIPKLFEPKDMRETGGSSTCFRACLPSTAQQEQVLEGDATAAETPNLQIIATFVSGLLSQRHRSLWLHCCPSAVMEKRVRQVVRCLSKGMQKHFKSIPQPVEGEKKSMHAMPGFVWLIKCIYEMQESRIAKDAMSKLEVDHLKLTYCNIGPVECTALAYVLQHLRNPVGLQLDNNSVGDVGVEQLLPCMHICNSLYLRNNNITDEGIRKLIAKGIQCDNFRKIALFNNKLTDACTQHFSHLLKTKQDFLSLRLGNNNITAEGAKQLAEGLKCNHSLQYLGLWGNKIGDAGAEALARALESSKTLLWLSLVGNGVGSTGACALANIIKNSTSLKELWLTENCITRTGVECLIQALEHNTHVESIWLRNNDLSLEEVEEMTQRESRLIF